The DNA segment AAATCAATGTTATTATGCTTATAATATTAAAATACCATTTAATATAGATGAAAATTTACCTAATAAGAGTTTAATAGGATTACATAATAGTAACATAGTGGTAATACATAATATAAAAAAAGAGTATTTAAAAAAATAGGTGAGGTTTTGTAATAGTAATAACTCAAGATGAAAAATTAAGATTATTAAATTAAAAATTAATTTACATATAAAAACAAGTAAAAAAATAAATTAAAAATAAATTTATAAATAAAAGGAGTAATGTTAATATGAGTTTTGATATTAGTGAAAACAATATAAAAGCTTTGAAATTTAGAGATGAATTAATTGAGTTATTGAAAAAATATAAATGCAGTTTATCGACTACAGGAAAAGACGATGGGAATATGGTTGTAGAATTTTACGATAAAAAACTAAATCAATATAATAATTACATAATGACAGATGACGGTGAAAATTATAATTTATATGTAGAAAACGATAGTAGTTGTATCATGGATATGATAATCAAAGATGCTTTCGATAGAGATTGTGGCGAAATGTGTGGTTTAAATAATATACAAGTTACATATGGAATAATAACGAATAATGCTAATAAAGCTGAAGCAAAATTGAAAGAAATATATAATAGTTTGGATGAAAAAGATATTAAAACATTCCGTTTAAGCAGTCATGAAAAATTGTTAGAATTAAATAATGGTAAATCATATTTTTGGATAGCTCCTCATATGGATCGTAGAGGGTATAGATGTAGAAAAGTAATTATAGATAGAAATATAATAGTAAAAGAGTTATATAATAATATACTTCCTATGTGTAGGACACAAGGCTTAGAATACGTAGAGATATTTTAATCTAAGGAGTTGATAAAAATTATATCATGATATATCTAATTATATAGAAAATGATATTGCAGGGAAGACAACCATCAATTGTTCAAATGAACAACTTGACGAACATGTCAAGTCTATAAAATGTGAAATTACACCTATCAAAGAATCTATTTCTAAAAAATCGTCAGTTAATTGGATTGAAATAACTAAATTATTAATGAATTTTATAGAGCTTTTGTTTAAAGCGTACACTTGTTTTAAGTAAATAAAATTTGAGTTTTAAGTTAAATTGAAAGACGCTAGTTAAACACTAGCGTCTTTTTTGTTTTATTAAAAGGTATAAATTAAATAAAAATAAATTAAAATATATTAAAACAATAGTTGACATTAGAAAAGTATGGTAGTATACTTATAAATGTGGAAAGGAGATACAAACAATCTAAAATACAAATTAGTTAAAAGGCATGTGGATAGTAATGTTAAATTATGATTCTGAAAAATTAACAAAAGATAATAAAATTTATATCAAAGACTTTGATGACACGGAATATTGCTTAACTGTAGGTGAATTAAAATTAATGGACTATCATACACAAGAATTTGTAAGAATAATCAGTTTCAATGAGTATGATAGAATTAATAACAAACTAGATAAAATAATATCAACTAAATTAAATTAAAATATAATTTATAAGGGAGTGTGATTTATGAATAAACCAAAAATAATTTTAGTTTTAGGGCAATCTGCAAGTGGTAAGTCAACTATAATAGAAGAAATGGAATGGTATGGATATAAAGCTATACAAAGTTATACTACTAGACCTAAAAGAACTAAAAATGAAAAAGGACATATATTTGTTAGAGAAAAAGATTACACATTTATTAGAGATGACAAAACCAATGAAATAAAGATATATGACAAACTAGGAAATGAAGTTGATACTGTAGCTTATACATATTTTAATGGTAATCATTATTGGGCAACCATGGATCAAGTTGAGGAAAGTACATATTACATCATAGATAAGGCAGGAGTAGATTATTTCGCTAATAAAGTAGAAAGCAGAGTAGATTACAAAATCGTATATGTTACAGTTCCATTCTTGACTAGAATTAAAAGATTAATAAAGAGGGATGGATTAGCAAAAGGAATATCAAGATTGATTAATGATTTTAAGATGTTCAGAGGATTAAAATATGATACAAAGATAATTAATAGAGACTTAGCACAAAGCGTTCAGGAGTTAAGAAAGATAACTAGTGGGTTTATGAATATGAAGGAGTGATATAGAATGATGATATTATACGTATTTGGCAATATTCTATTTGGTATAGCTATGTTGACGGTATGGCTTGGATTGTTGGATTTAGATATACCAGATGAAATTGCTATATTGGGAGCTATATTAGGAGTATTAGTGTGGATACCTTATGGTATATATAAATTAATTACATATCCAATAAAGAAAAAGTCATCAATAAAAACGAAAAAACAACAAGAAATAAATAAGATTAGAAATAACGTGTTAAGCTTATGCAAATATAAAGAATATTATAAAATAACATCAAATTCAGGGTTGCAATTTGAACTTCAACAATGTTCACAGCTATATCTAAAATTACAATCCTATCAAGAAATTAATGCATTGCATAATAAT comes from the Clostridium botulinum genome and includes:
- a CDS encoding guanylate kinase, which encodes MNKPKIILVLGQSASGKSTIIEEMEWYGYKAIQSYTTRPKRTKNEKGHIFVREKDYTFIRDDKTNEIKIYDKLGNEVDTVAYTYFNGNHYWATMDQVEESTYYIIDKAGVDYFANKVESRVDYKIVYVTVPFLTRIKRLIKRDGLAKGISRLINDFKMFRGLKYDTKIINRDLAQSVQELRKITSGFMNMKE